A region of Armatimonadota bacterium DNA encodes the following proteins:
- a CDS encoding beta-galactosidase, translating into MINPKLPCIWYGADYNPDQWPEEVWQDDVRLMKKAGVNIATLPVFSWVKLQPEEQKFNFGWLDRILDLLYENGVYSCLATSTAAQPAWMSAKYSDVLPVDRDGRRRKHGWRQNYCPNSPNFRRLSQGLARKMAERYKKHPGLAIWHVSNEYGPQCYCEKCAQAFREWLNERYGSLDEVNRRWYTAFWSHAFTDWDEIQSPTEHGDQSVPAMLLDYDRFQSESCLACYRGEADILRSITPDVPITTNLMGTFKPLDYFAWAKHLDVVSWDSYPQRTDPIWLPAMRHDLMRGLKDGKPFMLMEQTPDQTNWGERNSLKAPGVMRAQSYQAIMHGADTVMFFQWRRGQGGFEKFHGAFVDHSGSDETRTYRECAALGAELKSLGDTLIGSTVPARVAILFDWECWWAQEHAPGPTKDLRYLDQVQKWYAAVHAMNVPVELVNPSADLERFDVVIVPTLYMVRPGVAQNLEGIAQRGGAVIGSLWTGIVNENDLAFLGGYPGPLRKLFGIWNEEIDPMQPNDVQKAWLHAPEAAIDAETFTAPFTCSVAVERLKLETAESVASYTEGWHKGEPAITRNGFGQGEAWYAGTDLDSEGRGYILNAAFRPRGIQAPLDVPAGVEVGQRVKDGKTFTFVVNHGPAPVKVSAPAGKELLSGKAVGGTNELASQGVWIIEEG; encoded by the coding sequence ATGATAAACCCGAAACTGCCGTGCATCTGGTATGGCGCAGACTACAACCCGGACCAGTGGCCTGAAGAGGTATGGCAAGACGACGTCCGCCTCATGAAGAAGGCCGGCGTGAACATCGCTACGCTGCCGGTTTTCAGTTGGGTCAAGCTGCAGCCGGAGGAGCAGAAGTTCAACTTCGGCTGGCTCGACCGGATTCTGGATCTGTTGTACGAAAACGGGGTCTATTCCTGCCTTGCGACGTCCACCGCCGCGCAGCCGGCCTGGATGTCCGCCAAGTATTCCGATGTCCTGCCGGTCGATCGTGACGGCCGGCGTAGGAAGCATGGCTGGCGGCAGAATTACTGCCCGAACAGCCCCAATTTCCGCCGCCTGTCCCAGGGCCTCGCCCGGAAGATGGCGGAGCGGTACAAGAAGCACCCCGGGCTGGCCATCTGGCATGTGAGCAACGAATACGGCCCGCAATGCTATTGCGAGAAATGCGCGCAGGCCTTCCGCGAGTGGCTGAACGAACGGTACGGGTCTCTGGACGAAGTGAACCGCAGGTGGTACACGGCGTTCTGGTCGCACGCCTTTACGGATTGGGACGAAATCCAGTCTCCAACCGAGCACGGTGACCAGAGCGTGCCGGCAATGCTGCTGGACTACGACCGCTTTCAAAGCGAAAGCTGCCTCGCGTGCTACCGCGGCGAGGCAGACATCCTGAGGTCTATCACACCGGACGTGCCGATCACGACAAACCTGATGGGCACATTCAAACCTCTGGACTACTTCGCGTGGGCTAAGCACTTGGACGTCGTCTCGTGGGACTCGTACCCGCAGAGGACCGACCCCATATGGCTGCCGGCCATGCGCCACGACCTGATGCGGGGGCTGAAGGACGGGAAGCCGTTCATGCTCATGGAGCAAACGCCGGACCAGACGAACTGGGGCGAACGCAACAGCCTGAAGGCGCCCGGTGTGATGCGCGCGCAGAGTTACCAGGCGATTATGCACGGCGCCGACACCGTGATGTTCTTCCAATGGCGCCGCGGGCAGGGAGGCTTCGAGAAATTCCACGGGGCATTCGTGGACCATTCCGGCAGCGACGAAACGCGAACCTACCGGGAATGCGCAGCGCTGGGCGCGGAGTTGAAATCGCTCGGCGACACGTTGATCGGTTCGACGGTGCCAGCCCGCGTGGCCATCCTGTTCGATTGGGAATGCTGGTGGGCTCAAGAACATGCGCCGGGTCCAACGAAGGATCTGCGATACCTCGACCAGGTGCAGAAATGGTATGCGGCGGTGCATGCCATGAACGTGCCGGTGGAACTGGTGAATCCGAGCGCCGACCTCGAGCGGTTCGACGTGGTGATCGTGCCGACGCTGTATATGGTGCGGCCCGGCGTGGCGCAAAACCTGGAGGGCATCGCACAGCGCGGAGGCGCCGTTATCGGGAGCCTGTGGACCGGCATCGTGAACGAGAACGACCTCGCTTTCTTGGGAGGCTATCCCGGCCCGCTGCGCAAACTCTTTGGCATCTGGAACGAGGAAATCGACCCCATGCAGCCAAACGATGTCCAGAAAGCGTGGCTTCACGCTCCCGAAGCGGCCATCGACGCCGAAACGTTCACGGCGCCGTTCACCTGCAGCGTGGCGGTCGAGAGATTGAAACTGGAGACCGCGGAAAGCGTTGCTTCCTATACGGAAGGCTGGCACAAGGGCGAGCCCGCCATCACGCGCAACGGGTTCGGTCAAGGCGAGGCGTGGTACGCCGGGACCGACCTGGATTCCGAGGGGCGCGGTTACATCCTGAACGCCGCGTTCCGTCCGCGCGGCATTCAAGCGCCGTTGGACGTACCGGCGGGCGTGGAAGTGGGGCAGAGGGTGAAGGATGGCAAGACCTTCACCTTCGTCGTCAACCACGGTCCGGCGCCTGTGAAAGTGTCGGCTCCCGCGGGCAAGGAACTGCTCAGCGGCAAAGCGGTTGGCGGAACGAATGAGTTGGCGTCGCAGGGGGTGTGGATTATCGAGGAGGGGTAG
- a CDS encoding S9 family peptidase, protein MPPTLIPRETLFGNPTFTRPGLSPDGRWLAYIAPLDGVLNVWLRAAEGGDAEPLTNDTGRGIRAYAWTYDREHVLYVQDRDGDENWHVYAVRITDRAVRDLTPADGVQAHLVAVERNTPDRILVALNQRDPALHDVYEVTLSTGESQVALENPGDALAFVADASLQVRCVAAQTADGGWDIRLRGPEDGEWKSVHTVGPEDEAGPLSFSEDGAGLYIVTSKDANAKQVALLDAASGSLRVLAGREDVDCGDVVFHPVSRELQAVSFDRHRTEWEVLDESLRADLEALKAVNDGDLGIGSRTDDDSRWIVEYTRDIGSVGYYLYHRTEKRAEFLFSARPELDRYTLAPMSAVDIRSRDGLTLPSYLTLPVGSNGKNLPMVLNVHGGPWARDQWGYDPEAQWFANRGYACLQVNFRSSEGFGKAFTHAGDREWGRKMLDDLIDAVDWAVERGIADPARVAIFGGSYGGYAVLCGLAFQPRVFCCGVDIVGPSNLLTFLNSIPPYWEVMRKMLDDRVGRAVEDEDMLKERSPLFHVENIVKPLLIAQGANDPRVPQAESDQIVAAMESSGKPVEYMVFEDEGHGFARPENRLKFYAAAEAFLAKYLGGRSE, encoded by the coding sequence ATGCCCCCAACACTGATCCCGAGAGAAACCCTGTTTGGCAATCCCACCTTCACCCGGCCCGGTTTGTCACCGGACGGCCGCTGGCTTGCCTATATCGCGCCGCTGGATGGCGTGCTGAACGTCTGGCTGCGTGCGGCGGAAGGCGGAGATGCGGAGCCACTGACAAACGACACTGGGCGCGGCATCCGTGCTTATGCTTGGACGTACGACCGCGAGCACGTTCTGTATGTACAGGACAGGGATGGTGACGAGAACTGGCACGTCTACGCGGTCCGCATCACCGATCGCGCCGTACGCGATCTCACGCCGGCGGACGGCGTGCAGGCGCACTTGGTAGCGGTCGAGCGAAACACGCCGGATCGCATCCTGGTGGCGCTCAACCAGCGCGACCCGGCATTGCACGACGTGTATGAAGTCACGCTCTCGACCGGAGAGTCGCAGGTAGCCCTCGAAAACCCGGGTGATGCGCTGGCGTTCGTCGCGGACGCATCGTTGCAGGTGCGATGCGTGGCGGCGCAAACGGCTGACGGAGGATGGGACATCCGGCTCCGAGGTCCGGAAGATGGCGAGTGGAAATCGGTCCATACCGTCGGCCCCGAGGACGAGGCCGGGCCGCTCAGCTTCTCCGAGGATGGCGCCGGACTGTATATCGTGACCAGCAAGGACGCGAACGCGAAGCAGGTGGCGTTGCTGGATGCAGCCTCCGGAAGCCTTCGGGTGCTCGCCGGGCGCGAAGATGTCGACTGCGGAGACGTGGTGTTTCACCCCGTCTCGCGCGAACTCCAGGCGGTTTCGTTCGATCGCCACCGGACCGAATGGGAGGTATTGGACGAGTCCCTGCGCGCCGACCTCGAAGCGCTCAAAGCGGTCAACGACGGCGACCTGGGCATCGGAAGCCGGACCGATGACGACTCGCGATGGATCGTGGAATACACGCGCGACATCGGCAGCGTGGGATACTACTTGTATCATCGCACCGAAAAACGGGCTGAGTTCCTGTTCTCCGCACGGCCGGAATTGGACCGCTACACGCTCGCCCCGATGAGCGCGGTGGACATCCGCTCGCGCGACGGTCTCACTTTGCCATCATATCTCACGCTTCCGGTTGGCTCCAATGGCAAGAATCTGCCGATGGTGCTGAATGTCCACGGCGGACCGTGGGCGCGCGACCAATGGGGATACGATCCGGAGGCGCAGTGGTTCGCGAACCGCGGTTATGCGTGCTTACAGGTTAACTTCCGTTCATCAGAGGGCTTCGGCAAAGCGTTCACGCACGCGGGCGATCGCGAGTGGGGCCGCAAGATGCTGGACGACCTGATCGACGCTGTTGACTGGGCCGTTGAACGCGGAATCGCCGACCCGGCTCGAGTGGCGATCTTCGGAGGCAGTTACGGCGGCTACGCGGTCCTCTGCGGGCTGGCATTCCAACCGAGAGTCTTCTGCTGCGGCGTGGACATCGTTGGGCCAAGCAATTTGCTCACTTTCCTGAACTCCATCCCTCCGTATTGGGAAGTCATGCGCAAGATGCTCGATGACCGGGTGGGCCGCGCGGTGGAGGATGAGGATATGCTCAAAGAGCGTTCGCCTCTGTTCCACGTCGAGAACATCGTAAAGCCGCTCCTGATTGCGCAGGGAGCGAACGACCCGCGCGTTCCACAGGCGGAAAGCGACCAGATCGTCGCCGCGATGGAAAGCTCCGGCAAACCGGTTGAGTATATGGTTTTTGAGGACGAAGGTCACGGTTTTGCCCGACCGGAAAACAGGCTCAAGTTCTACGCCGCCGCGGAAGCGTTCCTCGCCAAATATCTCGGTGGACGAAGCGAGTAG
- a CDS encoding ABC transporter ATP-binding protein: MRLPVLYSIEDVHFAYPRYPESLSGVTFNVQPGERVVLLGANGSGKSTLLHLMDGLYYPTQGRITVMGAALTEQALEQSDFGPRFRKEVGFLFQNSDAQLFCPTVEEEIAFAPLQLRLPKDEIRTRIEDTLKLLNLEDLRDRPPQTLSAGQKKRVALASLLAVGPSVLLLDEPTAGLDPRSQHVLLDLLGQLAAAGVTLVTATHDLALVPHLADRALVLSEEHSLVADRDAIDILSDTELLLSVNLVHAHAHEHEGLVHVHPHQHVIAHDHEH; encoded by the coding sequence ATGCGCTTGCCGGTACTCTATTCCATCGAAGACGTTCATTTCGCATATCCGCGATACCCCGAAAGCCTGAGCGGCGTGACGTTCAACGTACAGCCAGGTGAGCGAGTGGTCCTTCTCGGCGCGAACGGCAGCGGCAAGTCAACCCTGCTGCACCTGATGGATGGTCTGTACTATCCCACCCAAGGGCGCATCACGGTGATGGGCGCGGCGCTGACCGAACAGGCGTTGGAACAGTCTGATTTCGGGCCCCGGTTTCGCAAGGAAGTCGGTTTTCTGTTCCAGAACTCCGACGCTCAGCTCTTCTGCCCGACGGTGGAAGAGGAAATCGCGTTTGCGCCGCTGCAATTGCGATTGCCGAAGGATGAAATCCGCACTCGCATCGAGGACACGCTGAAGCTGCTCAATCTGGAGGATCTCCGCGACCGGCCTCCGCAAACGCTCAGCGCCGGGCAGAAAAAGCGAGTAGCGCTGGCCTCGCTCCTGGCCGTCGGCCCGTCGGTGCTCCTGCTCGATGAACCAACTGCAGGGCTGGACCCTCGAAGCCAGCATGTATTGCTGGATCTGCTCGGCCAGTTGGCGGCGGCCGGCGTAACCCTCGTAACGGCAACGCACGACCTGGCCCTCGTTCCGCACCTGGCCGACCGCGCGCTCGTGCTCAGCGAAGAACACTCCCTTGTCGCCGACCGCGATGCGATTGATATTCTGTCCGATACGGAACTGCTGCTCTCGGTGAATCTCGTTCACGCTCACGCCCACGAGCACGAAGGCCTGGTCCACGTTCACCCCCACCAGCACGTCATCGCGCATGACCACGAGCACTAA
- the cbiQ gene encoding cobalt ECF transporter T component CbiQ: MAAIPEWLAPQAGADRWTESPFPRRTERRAGASSGPLRKAIAGIGSLVAEMASGREISEAGGLLQRIDARAKVVGILALVIVATLIRRPETLAGAYAICLLLAAASRIPARRVARVLLAIPLFSAAIILPATLNAVTPGHPVWILVRPGLLTPGTWHLPPYLAVTDSGLVVAARFVLRTAVCVTLALLLTLTTRPDRLFRGLRAIGAPRLFVMLLSMMERYLLVLLHVAEEIHLAKRSRSISAGTLREEQAWVGAGVGSLFRRTQSLGNNVYLAMLSRGYTGEVRLLDDPPLHMRDWAFLFAVLGAGSALFLLR; this comes from the coding sequence ATGGCTGCGATACCGGAGTGGCTGGCGCCTCAGGCCGGCGCTGATAGATGGACCGAGTCGCCGTTTCCGCGGAGGACTGAGCGGCGGGCCGGCGCATCGTCGGGACCGCTCCGAAAGGCTATCGCCGGCATCGGTTCCCTGGTCGCCGAAATGGCGTCGGGACGGGAGATCTCCGAAGCGGGCGGACTGCTCCAGCGCATTGACGCGCGCGCCAAGGTCGTCGGCATTCTCGCTCTGGTCATCGTGGCGACGCTCATTCGGAGACCGGAAACTCTTGCGGGGGCGTATGCGATCTGCCTGCTGCTGGCGGCGGCATCACGGATACCGGCACGACGCGTGGCGCGCGTGCTGCTCGCCATCCCCCTGTTTTCCGCGGCCATCATCCTGCCCGCCACCCTGAACGCAGTGACCCCGGGCCACCCGGTGTGGATCCTGGTACGGCCGGGACTCCTGACGCCTGGGACTTGGCATCTGCCGCCCTATCTGGCCGTGACCGATTCAGGGCTCGTGGTTGCGGCAAGATTCGTGCTCCGCACGGCCGTCTGCGTGACACTCGCGCTACTGCTGACCCTGACCACCCGCCCGGACCGGCTGTTCCGTGGGCTCCGCGCCATCGGCGCGCCGCGCCTGTTCGTGATGCTGCTGAGCATGATGGAACGCTATCTGCTCGTTCTGCTGCATGTCGCCGAGGAGATTCACCTCGCCAAGCGAAGTCGTTCCATCTCGGCGGGCACTCTGCGTGAGGAACAGGCCTGGGTGGGCGCCGGGGTCGGCTCGCTGTTCCGCCGCACGCAGTCGTTGGGAAACAACGTGTATCTGGCGATGCTGTCGCGCGGGTACACGGGCGAAGTGCGTCTGTTGGACGATCCGCCGCTTCATATGCGCGACTGGGCTTTTCTCTTTGCCGTCCTGGGTGCGGGCTCGGCCCTCTTTCTGCTGAGGTGA
- a CDS encoding M55 family metallopeptidase, translated as MKVFISSDLEGTAGIVAWDQTNPSDKSYDHAVALMLGEVNAAIEGALAAGATDIVVCDSHNSMRNLEPMGLHPAALLNQGGGKPLSMMQGIDDSFDAVFLTGYHAQVGEAGVLNHTYWGSVVSGVRLNGQAVGETGINAAVAGYFGVPVALVTGDSVLAREAEELLGNVETAAVKTPTGRFSATAVHPTVARERIRDAAARAVIRASDMEPFSLETPVTLEMSVLQSSQMDRIALIPGVDRITQRTMRFTHDDYITVFKCFLAACVLGQSA; from the coding sequence TTGAAAGTATTCATCAGTTCGGACCTGGAAGGAACGGCCGGGATCGTTGCCTGGGATCAGACAAATCCGTCAGACAAGAGCTATGACCATGCCGTCGCGCTGATGCTCGGAGAAGTGAACGCCGCCATCGAAGGCGCGCTCGCGGCCGGCGCCACCGATATCGTGGTCTGCGACAGCCACAATTCCATGCGCAACCTTGAACCCATGGGGTTGCACCCGGCGGCCCTGCTCAATCAGGGTGGCGGGAAGCCATTGAGCATGATGCAGGGAATCGACGACTCGTTCGACGCAGTCTTCCTCACCGGCTACCATGCCCAGGTCGGTGAAGCGGGAGTTCTGAACCACACTTACTGGGGCAGCGTGGTGAGCGGAGTGCGGCTCAACGGCCAGGCCGTCGGCGAAACCGGCATCAATGCTGCGGTCGCCGGGTATTTCGGTGTGCCGGTAGCGCTGGTCACCGGCGACAGCGTCCTGGCCCGGGAAGCGGAGGAGCTTCTTGGCAACGTCGAGACCGCCGCAGTGAAGACGCCGACCGGGCGATTCAGCGCCACAGCGGTCCATCCTACGGTGGCCAGGGAAAGAATTCGCGACGCGGCCGCGCGCGCGGTCATCCGTGCAAGCGATATGGAGCCATTCTCCCTTGAGACCCCTGTCACACTGGAAATGAGCGTCCTCCAATCCTCGCAGATGGATCGCATTGCGCTGATTCCCGGTGTGGATCGGATCACCCAGCGGACCATGCGATTCACCCACGATGACTACATCACGGTATTCAAATGCTTTCTGGCGGCCTGTGTGCTCGGCCAGTCAGCCTGA
- the cbiM gene encoding cobalt transporter CbiM — MDYRGGVGTPGTQSRRMVVVREGYRVHIPDGYLGPQTYVPAYVVMAGFWASAIAKLKKTLRNRQVPMLALSAAFTFLIMMFNVPIPGGTTGHAVGGVLVAVLLGPWAAMVAVSLALILQALLFGDGGITALGANCLNMAVIMPFTGWGVYRLISGKAPASSRLHAIAGAAGGYVGLNAAALSAAVMFGIQPLLAHDAAGHALYSPFGLKVAIPAMAVEHLLVFGVVEGLVTGLVIAYFQRTSPELIPTRERTSTDAGVPLERRLIRALTVLAILTPLGLYLPARFGSGSAWGEWSAQQIGKMAGYVPSGLAGAEGRWHSVLPDYALPGQKSAPLLALSLSYIVSAFVGIGLLWLLSAVAGKLMRGKERDGCDTGVAGASGRR, encoded by the coding sequence GTGGATTATCGAGGAGGGGTAGGAACGCCCGGCACGCAGAGCCGGCGAATGGTCGTGGTGAGAGAGGGATATCGCGTGCACATTCCGGATGGTTATCTTGGGCCGCAGACGTACGTTCCGGCGTACGTGGTGATGGCGGGATTCTGGGCCTCGGCGATTGCGAAGCTCAAGAAAACCCTGCGGAACCGCCAGGTGCCGATGCTGGCGCTTTCGGCCGCCTTTACCTTTCTCATCATGATGTTCAACGTCCCGATTCCGGGAGGGACGACCGGACACGCGGTGGGCGGCGTTCTGGTGGCGGTTCTCCTCGGCCCGTGGGCGGCCATGGTGGCGGTGAGCCTCGCGCTGATCCTGCAAGCGCTTCTCTTCGGTGACGGTGGAATCACGGCCTTGGGCGCGAATTGCCTGAACATGGCCGTGATCATGCCGTTCACGGGGTGGGGGGTATACCGCCTGATATCGGGAAAGGCGCCGGCTAGTTCGCGATTGCACGCTATCGCCGGCGCCGCCGGCGGTTACGTGGGACTGAACGCCGCCGCGCTTTCCGCGGCGGTGATGTTCGGTATTCAGCCGCTGTTGGCGCACGATGCAGCCGGTCACGCCCTGTACAGCCCGTTCGGGTTGAAAGTCGCCATCCCGGCAATGGCGGTAGAGCATCTGCTCGTTTTCGGAGTGGTGGAAGGGCTGGTTACGGGCCTCGTGATCGCGTATTTCCAGCGCACTTCGCCGGAATTGATACCCACCCGTGAGCGTACTTCAACAGACGCGGGCGTGCCGCTGGAGCGTCGGCTCATCCGCGCTCTGACGGTTCTGGCCATTCTGACACCGCTTGGACTGTACCTACCCGCGAGATTCGGCAGTGGTTCCGCGTGGGGGGAGTGGAGCGCGCAGCAAATCGGCAAGATGGCCGGCTACGTCCCGTCCGGCCTGGCCGGCGCGGAAGGGCGCTGGCATTCCGTACTGCCGGACTATGCGCTGCCGGGTCAGAAATCGGCGCCGCTGCTCGCGCTGAGCCTATCATACATCGTATCGGCTTTCGTTGGAATCGGCCTGTTGTGGCTGCTCTCCGCGGTTGCTGGCAAACTGATGAGAGGGAAGGAGCGCGATGGCTGCGATACCGGAGTGGCTGGCGCCTCAGGCCGGCGCTGA
- a CDS encoding NAD-dependent epimerase/dehydratase family protein, with product MTIKRAVVTGGAGFIGSHIVDALRAKGAEVVVIDNLVSGKASNLPKDVRLETVDVRDPAVESIMRNFSPEAVFHLAAQMDVRRSVEDPLFDNHVNVYGTVNVLRSALAAGAQRFVFSSTGGAMYGDVDEIPTPETVPPMPIAPYGISKLCAERYIHYYHANGLPGTVCRFGNVYGPRQDPHGEAGVVAIFGKRLLNGQPCTVFGDGSQVRDYVHVSDVVKACLAGVEAPGGTFNIGTGVGTSVNRLYEILAQAAGVSDPPVYAEARKGEMQTSILNAGLAAKVLGWKPAVTMEEGLPHYIEYLRQAG from the coding sequence GTGACTATCAAACGAGCCGTAGTAACCGGCGGAGCGGGCTTCATCGGCTCGCATATTGTTGACGCGCTTCGCGCCAAGGGCGCGGAAGTGGTTGTTATCGACAACCTCGTATCGGGGAAAGCCTCCAACCTGCCGAAGGACGTGCGCCTTGAGACGGTGGACGTGCGGGATCCCGCCGTCGAGTCTATCATGCGCAATTTCTCGCCCGAAGCCGTTTTCCACCTCGCCGCACAGATGGACGTCCGCCGATCGGTTGAAGACCCGCTCTTCGACAACCATGTCAACGTGTACGGAACCGTAAACGTGCTGCGCTCCGCGTTGGCCGCGGGCGCGCAGCGATTCGTGTTCAGTTCCACCGGCGGCGCAATGTACGGCGATGTGGACGAAATTCCCACGCCTGAAACCGTGCCGCCCATGCCGATCGCGCCCTACGGGATCAGCAAACTGTGCGCGGAACGCTACATTCACTACTATCACGCGAATGGCCTTCCCGGAACCGTGTGCCGGTTCGGAAACGTATACGGTCCGCGCCAGGATCCCCACGGTGAGGCGGGTGTGGTGGCGATCTTCGGCAAACGCCTGTTGAACGGTCAGCCTTGCACCGTGTTCGGTGACGGTTCCCAGGTCCGGGACTACGTACACGTCAGCGACGTGGTGAAAGCGTGTCTCGCTGGGGTGGAAGCCCCCGGCGGCACCTTCAACATCGGAACCGGCGTGGGCACATCCGTGAACCGCCTGTACGAAATCCTCGCACAGGCTGCCGGCGTGAGTGATCCTCCGGTGTATGCGGAAGCGCGCAAGGGCGAAATGCAGACGAGCATCCTGAACGCGGGCCTGGCGGCGAAGGTGCTGGGGTGGAAACCCGCCGTCACGATGGAAGAAGGGCTCCCGCACTACATAGAATACCTGCGCCAGGCCGGCTGA